The following are encoded together in the Syntrophobacterales bacterium genome:
- the map gene encoding type I methionyl aminopeptidase, protein MIILRNSEEIEKIKTASRYAMEILLHVKSTVQEGMKTMDLEAVCEERIKSTGKIRAAFKGYSGYPYCLCVSVNDEVVHGMPGERILKEGDIVSIDFGVAYEGYFGDVALTVGVGKVSQKAERLMKVTEESLYRGISVASGGRRLHDVSHAIQSCVESAGFSVVKEFVGHGIGRSLHEEPQVPNFGEKGTGVRLKKGMVLAIEPMVNIGASDVMIKENGWTVVAKDGGLSAHFEHTVALNENGAEILSAL, encoded by the coding sequence ATGATTATATTAAGAAATTCGGAAGAGATAGAAAAGATAAAGACCGCAAGCAGATATGCGATGGAGATATTGTTGCACGTAAAAAGTACTGTCCAGGAAGGCATGAAAACGATGGACCTGGAGGCGGTTTGTGAGGAGCGAATAAAGAGCACAGGGAAGATAAGGGCTGCTTTTAAGGGTTATAGCGGGTACCCCTATTGCCTGTGCGTGTCAGTGAATGATGAAGTAGTACACGGTATGCCAGGAGAAAGGATTTTAAAGGAAGGGGATATCGTGAGTATAGATTTTGGAGTGGCTTATGAAGGCTATTTCGGGGATGTTGCGCTGACCGTTGGGGTCGGTAAAGTTTCTCAAAAGGCCGAAAGACTTATGAAGGTTACGGAAGAGAGCCTGTACCGTGGCATAAGCGTGGCCTCGGGAGGGAGGAGATTGCATGATGTCTCTCATGCAATCCAGTCTTGCGTGGAGTCGGCCGGGTTTTCGGTGGTGAAAGAGTTTGTGGGGCATGGTATAGGAAGAAGCCTGCATGAGGAACCTCAGGTGCCTAATTTCGGGGAAAAAGGCACGGGGGTAAGACTTAAGAAAGGCATGGTGCTGGCAATAGAGCCGATGGTTAACATAGGGGCAAGCGATGTTATGATCAAAGAGAATGGTTGGACTGTAGTTGCCAAAGACGGCGGTCTGTCTGCCCATTTTGAGCATACCGTGGCTTTGAACGAAAATGGCGCTGAGATTCTAAGCGCATTGTGA